The segment CTGCGGCGGCTGCTGGTACTGCGGCGCGGGCGCACCCCGGTGCGGGCCCCCGTGCTGCGGACCGCCCGGGTACGGGCCCTGCTGCTGACGGCCGCCCCGGTGCGGATCCCCGTACTGCGGCGGACCCTGCTGCGGGCCGCCCTGCTGCTGGTACGGGTCCCCGTAGTACTCCGGTTCGCCGTACGCCGACGGCCGCCCGCCGCCCCCTTGGGGCCAGGCCTGCTGCTGCCCGTACGGCGGTTCCTGGGGCGGCCCCTGCGGGGGTCGCTGCTGCCTGCGGTTGTCCCGGCCGCGTCCGATCCTGAATCCAGCCACGTTTTCGAAACTACCCCGTTCCGGCTGATCACCACCCCACCGGGGGCGTGGCCGGGGGGCTTTGCGGCTGAGCTGTGACATCCCCTAAGGGGACCCGGAGGGGCCTGCCCCAGGTCTCCGGATCCCCAGGAATGAAAGGAATGAAAGGAATGAAAGGAATGAAGGGGATGAAGAGGAAAGGGATGGGGAGGAAGGGGATGGACTTAGCGGACCGGTTCGGGCTCGGGGGCGCCCTCCGGCTCGTTCTGCGGCTCCGGGTCCGACGGCGGTGCCTTGACCGAGTCGAGCAGCAGCTGCGCCACATCCACGACCTGGAGGGACTCCTTCGCCTTCCCGTCGTTCTTCTTGCCGTTGACCGAGTCGGTCAGCATGACCAGGCAGAACGGGCAGGCGGTGGAGACGATGTCCGGGTTGAGGGAGAGCGCCTCGTCGACCCGTTCGTCGTTGATCCGCTTACCGATCCGCTCCTCCATCCACATCCGCGCACCGCCGGCGCCGCAGCAGAAGCCGCGCTCCTTGTGGCGGTGCATCTCCTGCTGCCGCAGACCGGGGACGGCCGACATGATCTCGCGCGGGGGCGTGTAGACCTTGTTGTGCCGGCCCAGATAGCAGGGGTCGTGGTAGGTGATCAGGCCCTCGACCGGTGTCACCGGGACCAGCCTGCCCTCGTTGATGAGGTGCTGGAGCAGCTGGGTGTGGTGGATGACCTCGTACTCGCCACCGAGCTGCGGGTACTCGTTGGCGATGGTGTTGAAGCAGTGCGGGCAGGTGGAGACGATCTTCTTCGACGACTTCGGCTTCTTCGTCTCCGGAGCCCCTTCCTCGCCGTCGGCGGATTCGCCGAAGGCCATGTTCAGCATGGCCACGTTCTCCTGGCCCAACTGCTGGAACAGCGGCTCGTTCCCCAGCCGGCGGGGTGAGTCGCCGGTGCACTTCTCGTCGCCGCCCATGATCGCGAACTTGACGCCCGCGATGTGCAGCAGCTCGGCGAAGGCCTTGGTGGTCTTCTTCGCCCGGTCCTCCAGGGCGCCCGCGCAGCCGACCCAGTAGAGATAGTCGACCTCGCTGAGGTCCTCCAGATCACGGCCCACGATCGGGACCTCGAAGTCGACCTCCTTCGTCCACTCGACCCGGGCCTTCTTCGCCAGGCCCCAGGGGTTGCCCTTCTTCTCCAGGTTCTTGAGCATCGTGCCCGCCTCGGACGGGAACGCGGATTCGATCATCACCTGGTAGCGGCGCATATCGACGATGTGGTCGATGTGCTCGATATCGACCGGGCACTGCTCGACACAGGCGCCGCAGGTGGTGCAGGACCAGAGCACGTCCGGGTCGATGACGCCGTTCTCCTCCAGCGTCCCGATCAGCGGTCGCTCGGCCTCGGCGAGCGCGGCGGCGGGGACGTCCTTCAGGGCCTCGGCGGACGCCTTCTCCTCGCCCTCCATGCTCTTGCCGCCGCCGGCGAGCAGATAGGGCGCCTTGGCGTGGGCGTGGTCCCGCAGGGACATGATCAGCAGCTTGGGGGAGAGGGGCTTGCCGGTGTTCCAGGCGGGGCACTGGGACTGGCAGCGGCCGCATTCGGTGCAGGTGGAGAAGTCGAGGATGCCCTTCCAGGAGAACTGCTCGACCTGCGAGACCCCGTAGACGTCGTCGTCGCCCGGGTCCTCGAAGTCGATCTCCTTGCCGCCGCTGGTCATCGGCTGGAGCGCACCGAGCGCGGTGGCACCGTCGGCGTTCCGCTTGAACCAGATGTTCGGGAAGCCGAGGAATCGGTGCCAGGCGACGCCCATGTTGGTGTTGAGCGAGACCGTGATCATCCAGATCAGCGAGGTGCCGACCTTCACCGCCGCGGTGAGGTAGATGAGGTTCTGGAGGGTGCCGGTGCTCAGCCCGTCGAAGACGGTGACCAGGGGGTACGAGACGAAGTACCCGGCCTCGTAGCCGTCGACGTGGTGGATCGCGCCCTCGAGACCGCGCAGGACGAGGACGGCGAGACCGATGGTGAGGATCACGTACTCGACGAAGTACGCCTGCCAGGCCTTGGAGCCCGCGAAACGCGATTTACGGCCGGCCCGGGAGGGCAGGTTCAGCAGCCGGATCGCCATCAGAACGAGGATGCCGGCCACCGTCATGAGACCGATGAACTCGGTGT is part of the Streptomyces qinzhouensis genome and harbors:
- a CDS encoding (Fe-S)-binding protein, coding for MQLAAIVVSLVLTVVAVALISRAVAQIYRFVKLGQPVPAGSRTDHPKQRTITLTREFLGHTRMNRWGIVGFAHWFVAIGFLTLPPTLVQAYGQLFRADWMLPVIGSWAPFEMYTEFIGLMTVAGILVLMAIRLLNLPSRAGRKSRFAGSKAWQAYFVEYVILTIGLAVLVLRGLEGAIHHVDGYEAGYFVSYPLVTVFDGLSTGTLQNLIYLTAAVKVGTSLIWMITVSLNTNMGVAWHRFLGFPNIWFKRNADGATALGALQPMTSGGKEIDFEDPGDDDVYGVSQVEQFSWKGILDFSTCTECGRCQSQCPAWNTGKPLSPKLLIMSLRDHAHAKAPYLLAGGGKSMEGEEKASAEALKDVPAAALAEAERPLIGTLEENGVIDPDVLWSCTTCGACVEQCPVDIEHIDHIVDMRRYQVMIESAFPSEAGTMLKNLEKKGNPWGLAKKARVEWTKEVDFEVPIVGRDLEDLSEVDYLYWVGCAGALEDRAKKTTKAFAELLHIAGVKFAIMGGDEKCTGDSPRRLGNEPLFQQLGQENVAMLNMAFGESADGEEGAPETKKPKSSKKIVSTCPHCFNTIANEYPQLGGEYEVIHHTQLLQHLINEGRLVPVTPVEGLITYHDPCYLGRHNKVYTPPREIMSAVPGLRQQEMHRHKERGFCCGAGGARMWMEERIGKRINDERVDEALSLNPDIVSTACPFCLVMLTDSVNGKKNDGKAKESLQVVDVAQLLLDSVKAPPSDPEPQNEPEGAPEPEPVR